A DNA window from Rhipicephalus sanguineus isolate Rsan-2018 chromosome 8, BIME_Rsan_1.4, whole genome shotgun sequence contains the following coding sequences:
- the LOC119401628 gene encoding glucose dehydrogenase [FAD, quinone], whose translation MVALDIPFVPAIIPFTAFLFVRFGERIVPFQSEHIQKEYDYIIVGGGSAGAVLANRLSEDITATVLLIEAGGIENEVSDIPLIAATMQMSPLDWSYRTEPQKTSCFGLEGRRSPWPRGKALGGSSVINYMIYIRGNPHDYDHWAENGCEGWSWKEVFPYFLKSEDNRDPAILQNGYHNHGGPLTVSTPAYATPLGHAFIEAGLQMGYPNVDLNGPQQTGFAIPQGTIRRSARCSTGKAFIKPIRHRKNLHITLYSHATKIHFDEWNNARAVQFERFKVPHMVFARREIILSAGSIGSTQILLLSGIGPKHDLQKMGIPVLADLPVGYNLQDHIYPGGMNFLVRDPVSMVQTRVFNLKQILRYLTIGKGPLTLLGGVEGLAFINTKYANKSMDWPDIEIHYLSGSPVSDGGQTFRRTEGISDELWEKVYAPYVYADTMSVYPVLLRPKSRGFVKLRSRNPYDPPLLDPKYLSHPDDIMTLVDAMKFSMAVAETPAFQRYGVRMWDLPFPGCDHYKHLSDENLACMARSFTNTIYHPVGTAKMGPVWDPTTVVDPKLRVKGVQRLRVIDASIMPTIVSGNTNAPSIMIGEKGADIVKAAWAHHSNFHQQLHEAAKRKR comes from the exons TGGGCGGTGGTTCGGCAGGAGCAGTGCTGGCGAACCGGCTATCCGAAGACATCACTGCGACGGTGTTACTAATAGAAGCAGGCGGCATAGAAAACGAAGTATCCGACATACCACTCATCGCGGCGACTATGCAGATGTCACCGTTGGATTGGTCCTACCGAACCGAACCTCAGAAAACGTCCTGTTTCGGCCTAGAAGGAAGG AGGAGTCCGTGGCCTAGAGGGAAGGCCCTGGGTGGCTCCAGTGTGATCAACTACATGATCTACATCCGGGGCAATCCTCACGACTACGATCACTGGGCGGAAAACGGATGCGAGGGCTGGTCGTGGAAGGAAGTGTTCCCTTACTTCCTCAAATCGGAAGACAACCGTGATCCTGCAATTCTGCAGAATG gttaccacAATCACGGCGGTCCGCTCACTGTGTCCACCCCTGCGTACGCGACACCACTGGGTCACGCCTTCATCGAGGCTGGTCTTCAAATGGGCTACCCAAATGTGGACCTCAACGGACCGCAGCAAACAG GTTTTGCCATACCCCAAGGCACCATAAGGCGGAGCGCCAGATGCAGCACCGGCAAGGCGTTCATCAAACCTATTCGTCATCGAAAAAACCTGCACATCACGCTTTACTCACATGCCACCAAG ATCCACTTCGACGAGTGGAACAACGCCAGAGCCGTCCAGTTCGAGCGCTTCAAGGTGCCCCACATGGTGTTCGCCCGACGAGAGATTATCCTGTCGGCTGGATCCATCGGCAGCACGCAGATCCTGCTCCTGTCCGGCATCGGACCCAAACACGACCTGCAAAAGATGGGA ATTCCCGTCCTTGCTGACCTTCCAGTGGGTTACAACCTGCAAGATCACATCTATCCCGGCGGCATGAACTTCCTTGTCCGCGATCCGGTGTCTATGGTCCAGACTCGTGTGTTCAACCTGAAGCAAATTCTCCGCTACCTCACAATAGGAAAAG GCCCTCTTACACTATTGGGCGGAGTCGAGGGTCTGGCGTTCATCAACACAAAGTACGCCAACAAGAGCATGGACTGGCCAGACATCGAGATCCATTATTTGTCGGGATCGCCCGTATCTGACGGAGGACAAACGTTCAGACGTACAGAAGGAATCTCTGACGAG TTGTGGGAGAAAGTGTACGCGCCCTACGTTTACGCGGACACCATGTCCGTGTATCCGGTGCTGCTGAGGCCCAAATCTCGAGGATTCGTCAAGCTGCGGTCCCGGAACCCATATGACCCGCCACTCCTTGACCCAAAATATCTCAGCCACCCGGATGACATCATGACTCTAGTTGATG CCATGAAGTTCTCAATGGCGGTGGCCGAaacgccggctttccagaggTATGGCGTCCGAATGTGGGACTTGCCCTTCCCAGGATGCGACCACTACAAGCACCTTAGTGACGAAAACCTGGCGTGCATGGCGCGATCTTTCACAAACACCATTTACCACCCCGTGGGCACGGCAAAGATGGGACCCGTCTGGGACCCAACCACAGTCGTCGACCCGAAGCTGAG GGTCAAAGGAGTCCAGCGATTGCGGGTCATCGACGCTTCCATCATGCCCACGATTGTGTCCGGCAACACCAACGCGCCGTCGATTATGATAGGCGAAAAAGGTGCGGACATTGTGAAGGCCGCCTGGGCGCACCACAGCAACTTCCACCAGCAGTTGCACGAGGCCGCCAAGCGCAAGAGGTGA